From Acinetobacter suaedae, one genomic window encodes:
- a CDS encoding NCS2 family permease: MATPNASAGLLERLFKLSDNKTSFRTEVLAGVTTFLTMCYIIIVNPLILSETGMDHGAVFVATCLAAAIGCLVMGLIANYPIALAPGMGLNAYFTYSVCLGMGVPWETALAAVFISGLVFLAISFMKIREAIVNAIPMSLKLAIGGGIGLFLALIALKNAGIIVDNPATLVGLGDIKQPTVLLALFGFLMIVVLHQFKIRGAIIISILVITAIATALGLNEFKGVVGHIPSIAPTFMKMDFEGLFTASMIGVIFVFFIVDLFDSTGTLVGVSHRAGLLKDGKLPRLKKALFADSSAIVAGAALGTSSTTPYIESASGVAAGGRTGLTAVVVAVLFVGCLFLAPLAQSVPGFATAPALLFIGVLMIQGITHIDWDDITEAVPAFLTIVFMPFTYSIADGIAMGFISYALVKLLTGKAKTVPYMVWIIAALWVFKFVAFGG; this comes from the coding sequence ATGGCAACGCCTAATGCTTCGGCAGGTTTGTTAGAACGCTTATTTAAATTGAGCGATAACAAAACGAGTTTTAGAACAGAAGTTCTTGCAGGTGTAACTACATTTTTGACCATGTGTTACATCATTATTGTAAATCCATTGATTCTTTCAGAAACAGGAATGGATCATGGTGCTGTATTTGTAGCAACCTGCTTAGCTGCGGCGATTGGCTGTTTGGTGATGGGGTTAATTGCGAATTATCCAATTGCTTTAGCCCCAGGTATGGGCTTGAATGCTTACTTTACATACTCAGTATGTTTGGGTATGGGAGTGCCTTGGGAAACCGCTTTAGCAGCAGTATTCATTTCTGGTTTGGTTTTCCTCGCGATTAGCTTTATGAAAATTCGTGAAGCGATTGTCAATGCTATTCCGATGTCGTTGAAACTGGCGATTGGTGGTGGTATTGGATTATTCCTTGCTTTGATCGCATTAAAAAATGCTGGGATTATTGTTGATAATCCAGCAACTTTAGTTGGTTTAGGGGATATCAAACAACCAACAGTATTACTCGCTTTATTCGGCTTTTTAATGATCGTGGTTTTGCATCAGTTCAAAATACGTGGTGCAATCATTATTAGTATTTTGGTGATTACCGCAATTGCAACAGCTTTAGGTTTAAATGAGTTTAAGGGTGTGGTCGGCCATATTCCATCAATTGCTCCAACATTTATGAAAATGGACTTTGAAGGTCTATTCACTGCCAGTATGATCGGTGTTATCTTCGTCTTCTTCATTGTTGATTTATTTGACAGTACTGGAACTTTGGTCGGTGTTTCACACCGTGCAGGCTTGTTGAAAGATGGTAAATTGCCGCGCCTGAAAAAGGCATTGTTTGCTGATTCATCAGCAATCGTTGCGGGTGCTGCATTAGGTACATCATCAACAACTCCGTATATTGAATCTGCTTCTGGGGTTGCGGCAGGTGGACGTACAGGTTTAACGGCGGTGGTCGTTGCTGTGTTATTTGTGGGTTGTTTATTTTTAGCACCACTTGCTCAATCTGTACCAGGTTTTGCTACAGCACCTGCATTGTTGTTTATTGGAGTATTGATGATTCAAGGAATCACCCATATTGATTGGGATGATATCACTGAAGCAGTACCTGCATTTTTAACGATTGTATTTATGCCATTTACCTATTCGATTGCGGATGGTATTGCAATGGGCTTTATTAGCTATGCATTGGTTAAACTTCTTACGGGCAAAGCAAAGACTGTACCGTATATGGTTTGGATCATTGCAGCACTGTGGGTATTTAAGTTTGTTGCATTTGGCGGTTAA
- a CDS encoding TonB-dependent receptor, with amino-acid sequence MKSAALGLFEQPIFKFSVLSLMLLQAQHAIANEQTAVMPTIKIEAMSELDPIKSYIDYDQASVTRNGLKKKDIPQTIDTIDVQKYKIYGANDLSVMLQGTPGVSTSYDMRGDGISIRGFNADTGDIYRDGIRESGQIRRSTANVERIEILKGPASVLYGRSSGGGVINMVSKFANFDSKSSVGIYGGSYDNYGTTLDFNQVLNDNFAVRLTGEYGESNSFRSGIENKIEMLSPSFTYKNDDGLTWTMQYTYDKLHRVPDRGPSFTALPKGTSIKTGFAQEGDYVNDILQVARSDLNYEFAPNWNFHWAVSYRETEQNFDHFYLGSLCLTDVGACNGHVGDISQLYYWQQTSNKTTSNTFDIQGEFNTGSIKHNLLLGADWTYEQREPLLANQNENGTAIYGYVNPLTGERSHSRGTGALKIRTHNYNQGEGYGVFIQDLISFNEYFKMMLGGRYDYFHSQTTNRLKTSEEKEYQRSIDGESFSPNIGFIWQPVESQSFYASYSKSFAPFGGRVGVSVVSADTNVNAFDADPQYNEQYEVGVKSDWLNDRLNTQFSVFDIRKNNIRYKPDPENKPEEWAVGGQHRSRGMEFSFIGRALDNVFVRGGYSYIDAEVTKDKEKPKNVGKELNNVPKHIGNLFVRYLPTDKIYGEIGATYVGDAKVYPNGNLDREPTDFKGFTRLDAAIGYSADPWNLTIAVNNLTNKEYWRSDSMPGTPRNFLVRLNYQF; translated from the coding sequence ATGAAGTCTGCTGCATTGGGGTTGTTTGAACAGCCTATTTTTAAATTTAGTGTATTGAGTTTGATGTTGTTGCAAGCTCAGCATGCAATCGCAAATGAACAAACTGCCGTTATGCCTACAATCAAAATTGAGGCGATGAGTGAGCTTGATCCGATCAAAAGTTATATTGATTATGATCAGGCGAGTGTGACGCGTAATGGATTAAAGAAAAAAGATATTCCGCAAACCATTGATACGATTGATGTGCAGAAATATAAAATTTACGGTGCCAATGATTTAAGTGTGATGTTGCAAGGTACGCCAGGCGTATCAACGAGTTATGATATGCGTGGTGATGGTATCAGCATACGGGGTTTTAATGCTGATACTGGTGATATTTATCGAGATGGTATTCGTGAAAGTGGTCAAATACGTCGGAGTACAGCAAATGTTGAACGTATCGAAATTTTAAAAGGTCCAGCATCTGTACTTTATGGTCGTAGTTCAGGTGGCGGTGTGATCAATATGGTGAGTAAATTTGCCAATTTTGACTCTAAAAGTTCGGTAGGGATTTATGGTGGATCATATGATAACTATGGAACAACGTTGGATTTCAACCAAGTTCTAAATGATAACTTTGCTGTCCGTTTGACAGGAGAATATGGCGAGTCGAACAGTTTCCGTTCAGGTATCGAAAACAAAATCGAGATGCTTTCCCCAAGTTTTACATATAAAAATGATGATGGCTTAACTTGGACAATGCAGTATACCTACGATAAATTACATCGTGTTCCAGATCGTGGCCCTTCATTTACTGCTCTACCTAAAGGTACATCAATCAAAACAGGTTTTGCACAAGAGGGTGATTATGTAAATGATATTTTACAAGTTGCACGATCTGACCTGAATTATGAGTTTGCGCCAAATTGGAACTTTCATTGGGCTGTTAGCTATCGAGAAACTGAGCAGAATTTTGATCATTTTTACTTGGGTAGTCTTTGTTTAACAGATGTAGGAGCTTGTAATGGACATGTCGGTGATATTTCACAGCTCTACTATTGGCAGCAAACAAGTAACAAAACTACAAGTAATACCTTTGATATTCAGGGTGAGTTCAATACTGGAAGCATAAAACATAATTTATTGCTGGGTGCTGATTGGACCTATGAACAGCGCGAACCTTTGCTTGCAAATCAAAATGAAAATGGTACGGCTATTTATGGTTATGTAAATCCGTTAACTGGGGAACGTAGTCATTCAAGAGGTACAGGTGCTCTAAAAATACGAACACATAACTATAACCAAGGGGAAGGCTATGGTGTATTCATTCAAGACCTGATTAGTTTTAATGAATATTTCAAAATGATGTTGGGTGGGCGCTATGATTACTTCCACTCGCAAACAACTAATCGTTTGAAGACAAGTGAAGAGAAGGAGTACCAACGTAGTATTGATGGAGAAAGCTTTAGTCCAAACATCGGTTTTATTTGGCAGCCTGTAGAAAGTCAAAGTTTCTATGCTTCTTATAGTAAAAGTTTTGCTCCATTTGGTGGTCGAGTGGGAGTGAGTGTCGTATCTGCGGATACAAATGTTAATGCGTTTGATGCCGATCCTCAATACAACGAGCAATACGAAGTTGGTGTAAAAAGTGATTGGTTAAATGACCGTTTGAATACTCAATTTTCTGTTTTCGATATTCGTAAGAATAATATCCGCTATAAACCAGATCCTGAGAATAAACCAGAAGAATGGGCAGTTGGCGGACAGCATCGTTCTCGAGGAATGGAGTTTAGCTTTATTGGACGTGCACTCGATAATGTTTTTGTACGAGGTGGATACAGCTATATAGATGCAGAAGTTACTAAAGATAAAGAAAAACCAAAAAATGTTGGAAAAGAACTGAATAATGTACCAAAACATATCGGTAATTTATTTGTTCGTTATCTACCTACAGATAAAATCTATGGAGAAATTGGTGCAACTTATGTAGGAGATGCGAAGGTATATCCAAATGGTAATTTAGATAGAGAACCGACCGATTTTAAGGGGTTTACACGTCTCGATGCTGCGATTGGTTATAGCGCTGACCCTTGGAACCTGACGATTGCTGTCAATAACTTGACCAATAAAGAATATTGGCGTTCTGACTCGATGCCAGGCACACCACGTAATTTCTTGGTACGTTTAAACTATCAATTCTAA
- a CDS encoding AraC family transcriptional regulator, whose translation MVTNKASDAGIFLWTVYQTMHKMNLDAAAIFASVHLPDQPPDKSVRRDNSTQRRFWDAAEKISVDSDIGLHVGGNVPPFRGQVIEYLFLSSPTFGEGLQRTIHYQALLTDAMSFKLEHHDNEVAIISGLNHPVRHYLECAIGILLNFFKYISEDAFTPSEIWLPYDEGAKQDEYKKIWGCNVRLGQTEGRLFFDAKLLDHPSPAYEPELLKVHEHHAASQLELLHKHQLIHEIEKILASGLLESSEFDQSIVAGRLGRSARSLRADLQLLNTSYEKVIAQYRERLARRLLSQTQESIDQIVYLTGFSEPSAFSRAFKRWTGETPTAYRQRKQQ comes from the coding sequence ATGGTCACAAATAAAGCAAGCGATGCTGGCATTTTTTTATGGACGGTGTATCAAACCATGCACAAGATGAACCTTGATGCGGCAGCTATCTTTGCAAGTGTTCATTTACCGGATCAACCTCCTGACAAGTCAGTGCGAAGAGATAATTCTACACAAAGACGTTTCTGGGATGCGGCTGAGAAAATTAGTGTAGATTCAGATATCGGACTTCATGTTGGAGGAAATGTACCTCCATTTCGTGGACAAGTGATTGAATATCTTTTTCTCAGTAGTCCAACCTTTGGTGAAGGATTACAACGCACTATTCATTATCAAGCATTACTCACAGATGCGATGTCTTTTAAACTCGAACATCATGATAATGAGGTTGCGATCATTTCTGGTCTCAATCATCCCGTAAGACATTACTTAGAATGTGCAATAGGAATTTTGCTTAATTTCTTCAAATATATAAGTGAAGATGCATTTACACCCTCTGAAATTTGGCTTCCTTACGATGAAGGTGCCAAGCAGGATGAATATAAAAAGATATGGGGGTGTAATGTCAGACTTGGACAAACTGAAGGTCGTCTTTTCTTTGATGCGAAATTATTAGACCATCCTTCGCCTGCTTATGAACCTGAGTTATTAAAAGTCCATGAACACCATGCCGCCTCACAACTTGAGCTTTTACATAAACATCAACTTATTCATGAGATAGAAAAGATCTTGGCGAGCGGATTATTGGAATCGAGTGAGTTTGATCAGAGTATTGTTGCTGGTCGATTAGGTCGTAGTGCCCGCAGTTTAAGAGCGGATTTGCAACTTCTGAATACCAGCTATGAAAAAGTAATTGCACAATATCGTGAACGGCTTGCTCGGCGCTTACTCTCTCAAACCCAAGAATCAATTGATCAAATCGTCTATCTTACTGGTTTCTCTGAACCATCTGCATTCTCAAGGGCTTTTAAACGTTGGACAGGTGAAACACCAACAGCCTATCGACAACGAAAACAACAATAA
- a CDS encoding sterol desaturase family protein, producing the protein MIGFPVGIFVANGMEWYFHKVWLHEFPSKNRNSPFFTHIAHHKRARLNGFHDEGYAESMFKNSEMYNEKSALIALAAVSTVFLPIAPFFTAGLYYGIWNYWKVHAKSHLDPEYAKKRIPWHYDHHMTSNQNANWCVTRPWFDYIMGTRVMTDASTTETNPLAMKMPIWLEKRVNKVARRLIPKAFAKIDENSKLDQLNLRQGIVVTL; encoded by the coding sequence ATGATCGGTTTTCCAGTAGGTATCTTTGTCGCAAATGGGATGGAATGGTATTTTCATAAGGTATGGCTACATGAATTTCCAAGTAAAAATAGAAATAGCCCCTTCTTTACTCATATCGCCCATCATAAACGTGCTCGTTTAAATGGTTTTCATGATGAAGGTTATGCAGAGTCGATGTTTAAAAACTCTGAAATGTACAATGAAAAATCAGCATTAATTGCTCTAGCCGCCGTATCTACAGTTTTTCTGCCCATTGCACCATTTTTTACAGCAGGCTTATATTATGGAATTTGGAACTACTGGAAAGTTCATGCCAAATCTCATCTAGATCCCGAATATGCAAAAAAACGTATTCCTTGGCACTATGATCACCACATGACCAGTAATCAAAATGCCAACTGGTGTGTCACGCGACCTTGGTTTGATTACATCATGGGAACACGCGTGATGACCGATGCTTCGACCACTGAAACCAACCCTCTCGCCATGAAAATGCCTATTTGGTTAGAGAAAAGGGTGAATAAAGTAGCTCGTCGTTTAATACCTAAAGCTTTTGCAAAAATTGATGAGAACTCCAAACTTGACCAATTAAATTTACGTCAGGGAATTGTGGTGACACTCTAA
- a CDS encoding DMT family transporter — MKNWMFLFIAIIAEVIATSALKSSDGFSKPIASVVVVVGYIVAFYFLSLTLKAIPVGIAYAIWSGVGIVLITTVAWFMFGQKLDLWGIVGIALIMSGVLILNLLSKTSVH, encoded by the coding sequence ATGAAAAATTGGATGTTTTTATTTATCGCAATCATTGCTGAAGTGATCGCAACGTCTGCTTTGAAAAGTAGTGATGGCTTTTCTAAACCAATCGCTTCAGTTGTGGTTGTCGTAGGGTATATTGTCGCATTTTATTTTTTATCTCTAACCTTAAAAGCTATCCCTGTCGGGATTGCTTATGCAATATGGTCTGGTGTTGGTATTGTTTTAATTACCACTGTTGCTTGGTTTATGTTTGGTCAAAAACTAGACCTTTGGGGGATTGTTGGGATTGCATTGATTATGAGTGGCGTATTAATTTTAAATTTGCTATCGAAAACAAGTGTGCATTGA
- the mnmG gene encoding tRNA uridine-5-carboxymethylaminomethyl(34) synthesis enzyme MnmG produces the protein MHYPKVYDVIVIGGGHAGTEAALAAARMGRQTLLLTHNIETLGQMSCNPAIGGIGKSHLVREIDALGGAMALAADKGGIQFRILNSRKGAAVRATRAQADRVRYKAAIRHTLENQANLDIFQQAADDLIVEGDTVKGVVTQMGIRFDTKTVVLTTGTFLGGVIHIGLQNSSGGRAGDPPSIALAHRLRELKLPVGRLKTGTPPRIDARTVDFSVMTPQPGDFPSPVMSFMGDVSMHPEQVNCYITHTSEKTHEIIRGGLDRSPMYTGVIEGVGPRYCPSIEDKIHRFADKDSHQVFLEPEGLDTHELYPNGISTSLPFDVQFNLVRSIRGMENAHILRPGYAIEYDYFNPQALKFTLETKAIQNLYFAGQINGTTGYEEAGAQGLLAGLNAARRAWEQEEWTPKRDQAYMGVLVDDLITLGTKEPYRMFTSRAEYRLMLREDNADQRLTEIGRELGLVDDERWAAYSEKMEAVERETSRLQHLWAAPNNPMGKKFVEMTGADLSKECSAIDLLKRPNINFAQIAELTGSEVSQQVGEQIEIAVKYEGYINRQHDDVAQMKRLEETKIPADFDYDVVSGLSREITQKLKTVLPETLAQASRIPGVTPAAVQLVMITIRKNNMAKKSA, from the coding sequence ATGCACTATCCTAAAGTTTACGACGTTATCGTAATTGGTGGCGGCCACGCTGGTACGGAAGCTGCACTTGCTGCAGCACGTATGGGAAGACAAACACTATTGTTGACGCATAATATTGAAACTTTAGGGCAGATGAGCTGTAATCCAGCGATTGGTGGTATTGGTAAATCACATTTAGTCCGTGAAATTGATGCCCTAGGCGGTGCAATGGCACTTGCCGCAGATAAGGGTGGTATTCAATTCCGTATTCTGAACTCTCGTAAAGGTGCTGCAGTGCGTGCAACACGTGCTCAAGCAGATCGTGTCCGATATAAAGCTGCGATTCGTCATACTTTAGAAAATCAAGCAAACTTGGATATTTTCCAACAAGCTGCAGATGACTTGATTGTTGAAGGCGATACCGTAAAAGGTGTTGTCACCCAAATGGGTATTCGTTTTGATACCAAAACTGTTGTACTTACGACGGGTACTTTCTTAGGTGGTGTTATTCATATCGGTTTACAAAATTCGAGTGGTGGTCGTGCAGGCGATCCTCCTTCAATTGCTTTGGCACATCGTTTACGTGAGTTAAAACTCCCAGTTGGTCGTTTGAAAACAGGTACACCGCCACGTATTGATGCGCGTACTGTTGATTTCTCTGTGATGACACCACAGCCAGGTGATTTCCCTTCTCCTGTAATGTCATTCATGGGCGATGTTTCGATGCATCCAGAGCAGGTGAATTGCTACATTACTCATACCAGCGAAAAAACCCATGAAATTATTCGTGGTGGTTTAGATCGTTCACCTATGTATACCGGTGTGATTGAAGGGGTTGGTCCTCGTTACTGTCCTTCGATTGAAGACAAAATTCATCGTTTTGCAGATAAAGATTCGCATCAAGTATTTCTTGAGCCTGAAGGCTTGGATACACATGAACTTTATCCAAATGGTATTTCAACTTCGTTACCATTTGATGTGCAGTTCAATCTAGTTCGTTCGATCCGTGGTATGGAAAATGCACATATCCTACGTCCAGGTTATGCAATCGAATATGACTATTTCAATCCGCAAGCATTGAAATTTACCCTTGAAACCAAAGCGATTCAGAACTTGTATTTTGCAGGTCAGATTAATGGTACAACTGGCTATGAAGAGGCGGGCGCGCAAGGTTTACTTGCGGGGTTAAATGCTGCACGTCGTGCATGGGAACAAGAAGAATGGACACCAAAACGTGATCAAGCCTATATGGGTGTACTCGTAGACGACTTGATTACATTGGGAACTAAAGAACCATATCGAATGTTTACCTCTCGTGCGGAATATCGTTTGATGTTGCGTGAAGATAATGCGGATCAACGTTTGACAGAGATTGGTCGTGAACTTGGTTTGGTTGATGATGAACGTTGGGCAGCTTACAGTGAGAAAATGGAAGCTGTTGAACGTGAAACTTCTCGTTTGCAACATTTATGGGCTGCGCCGAATAACCCAATGGGCAAAAAGTTCGTTGAAATGACAGGTGCAGATCTAAGCAAAGAGTGTAGCGCGATTGATTTATTGAAACGTCCAAACATTAATTTTGCTCAAATTGCTGAATTAACAGGTTCTGAAGTTTCGCAACAAGTGGGTGAGCAAATCGAAATCGCTGTGAAATACGAAGGTTATATTAACCGTCAACATGATGATGTTGCACAGATGAAGCGTTTAGAGGAAACTAAAATTCCTGCTGATTTTGATTATGATGTTGTTTCTGGTTTATCACGTGAGATCACACAAAAGCTTAAGACTGTTCTCCCAGAAACATTAGCTCAAGCCAGTCGTATTCCAGGCGTGACACCTGCAGCAGTTCAGTTGGTGATGATTACGATTCGTAAAAATAATATGGCAAAAAAATCAGCATAA
- the prmA gene encoding 50S ribosomal protein L11 methyltransferase, giving the protein MNWLQIHITVDQDQVELCETLLLSLGAVSVTLDDAEDQALLEPLPGETPLWNKVIVTGIYQQEEDDPIDVDRLEAFLKAQLPDVPMRHETLENQVWERAWMDYYEPIQIGEKYWIVPEWLEPPEADATNIKLDPGLAFGTGNHASTFLCLQWLGKTDVKDKVVIDYGCGSGILGVAALLLGAKKVYATDIDPQAVLATKQNAELNGVLDRLYVGLPEEFDQEFKPQQADILVANILAAPLMALAQEFSTLIKNEGEFALAGVIEEQVADVSSVYTEFFDILEVDKREENWCRISGKRKTTI; this is encoded by the coding sequence GTGAACTGGCTACAAATTCATATTACTGTCGATCAAGATCAAGTTGAACTGTGCGAAACTCTACTTTTATCCTTAGGTGCAGTTAGCGTAACTTTAGATGATGCAGAAGATCAGGCTTTACTTGAACCGCTTCCAGGTGAAACACCACTATGGAATAAAGTTATTGTTACAGGTATTTATCAACAAGAAGAAGATGATCCAATAGATGTTGATCGCTTAGAAGCTTTTTTAAAAGCTCAACTCCCAGATGTGCCTATGCGCCATGAAACATTGGAAAACCAAGTCTGGGAACGAGCATGGATGGATTATTATGAACCCATTCAAATCGGTGAAAAATATTGGATTGTGCCTGAATGGTTAGAACCACCTGAAGCAGATGCAACCAATATTAAACTTGATCCAGGCCTCGCATTTGGTACAGGTAATCACGCAAGTACATTTTTATGCTTACAATGGTTAGGCAAAACCGATGTAAAAGATAAAGTTGTGATTGACTATGGTTGTGGTTCAGGGATTTTAGGCGTCGCTGCACTTTTACTAGGTGCTAAAAAAGTCTACGCCACTGATATTGACCCACAAGCAGTCTTAGCAACCAAACAAAATGCTGAATTGAATGGGGTACTTGATCGTCTTTATGTTGGTTTGCCAGAAGAATTTGATCAAGAATTTAAACCTCAACAAGCAGATATATTGGTCGCCAATATATTAGCAGCCCCCTTGATGGCACTCGCGCAAGAATTCTCAACTTTGATAAAAAATGAGGGAGAGTTCGCACTTGCAGGTGTGATTGAAGAGCAAGTTGCTGATGTTTCTAGTGTTTACACTGAATTTTTTGATATATTAGAAGTCGACAAGCGTGAAGAAAACTGGTGTCGTATCTCAGGAAAACGCAAAACAACAATTTGA
- a CDS encoding DUF3426 domain-containing protein: MSEKQTRCPKCSTVYKVTLSQLSVAQGMVCCPKCVINFNALTNLLESPSNETIPATTNRSLFSSIQPDSTFAEKQMQILSIFDQKIENSNIDLLTYLNNLNYFNTEPVTALPNLNLSEDALLIDEEAADKQHGWLYYTLWGIGNIVLILVFAFQILWFNPKLMHDSPVLNKIFNTACTVVTCKMRDRQYKNLNFEKITLRRAEQNSTRFSGILINQNKHSILLPSIQVVLKDNNDVVISNTTLKPDEYLVDSLKTIQRIPSNSPFKFDFTVPKSRNSFTNYSLEIVQP; the protein is encoded by the coding sequence ATGAGTGAAAAACAAACCCGCTGCCCAAAATGTTCAACCGTGTATAAAGTGACCCTTTCACAACTTAGTGTTGCACAGGGCATGGTTTGTTGCCCCAAATGTGTCATTAACTTTAATGCACTCACCAATTTATTAGAATCTCCATCAAATGAAACGATTCCTGCAACAACGAATCGCTCTTTATTTTCTTCAATTCAACCTGACAGCACATTTGCAGAAAAGCAAATGCAAATCTTAAGTATTTTTGATCAAAAAATTGAAAACTCAAATATTGATCTACTCACCTATCTCAACAATCTAAATTACTTTAATACAGAGCCTGTAACAGCATTACCCAATCTAAATCTATCAGAGGATGCTCTACTCATTGATGAAGAGGCTGCAGATAAACAACATGGCTGGCTCTATTACACCCTTTGGGGTATAGGGAACATAGTTCTAATTCTTGTTTTTGCATTTCAAATTCTATGGTTCAATCCAAAATTGATGCATGATAGCCCTGTCTTAAACAAGATCTTTAATACTGCATGTACTGTTGTCACATGTAAAATGCGAGATAGGCAATACAAAAATTTGAATTTTGAAAAAATAACGTTAAGACGTGCTGAACAAAATAGCACACGTTTCTCAGGTATCCTGATCAATCAGAATAAGCACAGTATTTTACTACCCTCTATACAAGTTGTACTAAAAGACAATAATGATGTTGTGATTTCGAATACCACACTCAAACCAGACGAATATCTTGTGGATAGCTTAAAAACAATTCAACGCATCCCTTCAAATAGTCCTTTTAAATTCGATTTTACCGTCCCAAAAAGCAGAAATAGTTTTACAAATTATAGTTTAGAAATTGTACAACCCTAA
- the fis gene encoding DNA-binding transcriptional regulator Fis, whose protein sequence is MNSKSPIFTAQSDVALRIHVDRAVRHYFAQLQGEQPSQVYDMVLAEMEKPLLSVVLEYTRGNQTRAAEILGLNRGTLRKKLKAHGLMSE, encoded by the coding sequence ATGAATAGCAAATCTCCTATTTTTACGGCTCAATCTGATGTCGCTCTTCGCATCCACGTAGATCGCGCAGTTCGTCATTATTTTGCACAATTGCAAGGTGAGCAACCATCTCAAGTGTATGACATGGTTCTAGCAGAAATGGAGAAACCTCTTTTGTCTGTGGTCTTAGAATATACTCGTGGCAACCAAACGCGTGCTGCTGAGATTCTAGGTCTTAACCGTGGAACTTTACGTAAAAAGTTAAAAGCTCACGGTTTAATGAGTGAATAA